A stretch of the Paramormyrops kingsleyae isolate MSU_618 chromosome 16, PKINGS_0.4, whole genome shotgun sequence genome encodes the following:
- the LOC111852766 gene encoding TSC22 domain family protein 1-like isoform X1 yields MHRPESAGDSASIRKMAHPVTFPRRGSSTSTGSASALTAVIPTNVSNNAVSTDEYQSSLLVQPPPPGGLSSPGPQHPPQSLNLSQPQVQPLSLIGVQIKKKSGFQITSVTPAQVSLSTNNSVAEDTESYDDLDESHTEDLSSSEILDVSLSRATDMGGAERSSSEETLNNFHEVDTPGAVSPNQPPHRHPLPQALQHGTMVNGTVHHHQVHATQSKVALSGTPEGGAVSTVSSSTGILPGVTQNVGAVTENMLVGSTSAVGSSGAETGMPSAAAGIANGMTNPLTNNVSNVNIPVGVLNVGGSSVSHNIGLAPANLNSCNGITGGHIQNVSLVHQQCGTVCSGTGIPVSMGSASAGQGGTAGVTQGSSIPPSQAPAPAATGSRFRVVKLDCSSEQFKKGRWTCTQYYDKETSAAAAACSSDGGQRAAESATCSERDCTSGSSVGSTVSTLSHYTESVSSGEMGGPPATQIAPQLQEYSTVPAPQASLAGLSLSTSQLKASANVHDVNPLLKPNVAPSAGLAGLAGSQQQASIHPAVVQQPLTYTQVPQAGPAQGLPASAPQHQLGFTQAPTQLVPAHAVPQVISPGGQAVTTGPNHMPHMSGTAHAMVSSGTGLGIAGQQSTGSVHSAGSQALPSAFLQQPSSSQAGTLPHMLPGGLLGLAQPLAKAQQLPGQQVMERQQGTGAQNLGTQTPSAGSSGVPAPSIPPSFLADAQSGPPVQSCSGLGVIPGQGAQLVGAQYPSWSSITATQLEDAQRLLFQHKTLLSLPKVAAGECASEIPTSSGPDGSGDCSALTASAGLLTNPPVEVEDESSSGASVVAIDNKIEQAMDLVKSHLMYAVREEVEVLKEQIKELIERNSQLEQENSLLKNLASPEQLAQFQAQVQSGSPPPSTQPQGAAAQQSAPPAQSASQSSGPSA; encoded by the exons ATGCATCGCCCGGAGTCTGCGGGAGATTCGGCGAGCATTAGGAAGATGGCGCACCCGGTAACATTTCCTAGAAGGGGTAGTAGCACCAGTACTGGCAGTGCTTCTGCGCTGACAGCGGTCATACCAACAAATGTTAGCAATAATGCAGTTTCGACTGATGAATACCAGTCTTCCTTATTGGTACAGCCGCCACCCCCGGGTGGGTTATCGTCCCCTGGGCCCCAGCACCCTCCCCAGAGCCTTAACCTGTCTCAGCCCCAGGTGCAACCGCTCTCATTGATTGGGGTTCAAATAAAGAAGAAAAGTGGCTTCCAGATCACCAGCGTTACTCCAGCTCAGGTCTCCCTGAGCACCAACAATAGCGTTGCAGAAGATACAGAGAGCTATGATGATTTGGATGAGTCACACACTGAGGACCTGTCTTCATCTGAGATTCTGGATGTTTCCCTGTCCCGTGCCACTGATATGGGTGGTGCAGAGAGGAGCTCCTCTGAAGAGACTCTTAACAACTTTCATGAGGTGGACACTCCAGGTGCTGTGTCACCCAATCAGCCACCACACCGTCATCCCTTACCCCAGGCACTTCAGCATGGCACCATGGTGAATGGAACTGTACATCATCACCAAGTACATGCTACCCAGTCTAAAGTGGCACTCTCTGGGACACCAGAAGGGGGTGCTGTTTCCACTGTTTCATCCTCCACTGGAATTTTACCAGGTGTTACCCAGAATGTGGGAGCTGTTACAGAGAATATGTTGGTTGGTAGTACCAGCGCTGTAGGCTCTTCAGGAGCTGAAACCGGAATGCCTTCTGCAGCTGCAGGTATAGCAAATGGTATGACTAATCCCTTGACAAACAATGTTAGTAATGTAAACATACCTGTCGGTGTGCTTAATGTTGGGGGTTCGAGTGTCAGTCACAATATTGGTCTCGCACCAGCTAACTTGAACAGTTGCAATGGCATTACAGGAGGCCATATCCAAAATGTAAGTCTGGTTCATCAGCAATGTGGGACTGTGTGCTCTGGTACTGGTATCCCAGTTTCGATGGGATCCGCCTCTGCTGGGCAAGGAGGGACCGCAGGGGTAACACAAGGGTCGTCCATCCCGCCGTCCCAGGCTCCAGCCCCTGCTGCTACCGGCTCCCGTTTCAGGGTGGTGAAACTAGATTGCAGTTCTGAGCAGTTCAAGAAAGGCAGGTGGACGTGTACACAGTATTACGACAAGGAGACCTCTGCTGCAGCGGCGGCGTGTTCCTCAGACGGCGGACAAAGGGCAGCAGAGAGTGCTACGTGCTCAGAGCGGGACTGCACAAGTGGGAGTTCTGTCGGCAGCACGGTCAGCACCTTAAGTCATTATACAGAGAGTGTGAGCAGTGGGGAGATGGGCGGCCCCCCTGCCACACAGATTGCCCCCCAGCTGCAGGAATACTCCACTGTTCCAGCTCCTCAGGCCTCACTTGCTGGCCTTTCTCTGAGCACATCCCAGTTGAAGGCTTCTGCCAACGTTCACGACGTGAACCCGCTCCTGAAGCCTAATGtagcgccctctgctggactTGCTGGTTTAGCAGGGTCCCAGCAGCAGGCTTCTATACACCCAGCTGTTGTCCAGCAACCCCTGACCTACACCCAGGTCCCCCAGGCAGGCCCGGCACAGGGCTTGCCAGCCTCGGCTCCACAGCACCAGTTAGGCTTCACTCAAGCTCCTACCCAGTTGGTACCTGCTCACGCTGTGCCACAGGTCATCTCGCCAGGTGGGCAGGCTGTGACAACTGGACCAAATCACATGCCCCACATGTCTGGCACCGCCCATGCCATGGTGTCTTCTGGGACTGGCCTGGGTATAGCTGGACAGCAGTCCACAGGCAGCGTCCACTCTGCTGGGTCTCAAGCCCTTCCTTCAGCCTTCCTTCAGCAGCCTTCCTCTTCCCAAGCTGGGACGCTGCCACACATGCTGCCCGGCGGCTTATTAGGCCTGGCTCAGCCGCTAGCGAAGGCTCAGCAGCTCCCGGGTCAGCAGGTTATGGAGCGCCAGCAAGGCACCGGAGCTCAGAATTTAGGGACCCAGACTCCCTCTGCAGGTTCCTCCGGAGTCCCTGCACCCAGCATACCTCCCAGCTTCCTGGCTGATGCCCAGAGTGGTCCTCCAGTGCAGAGCTGCAGCGGCCTTGGCGTCATACCAGGGCAAGGGGCCCAGCTTGTCGGCGCCCAGTACCCCAGCTGGTCGTCCATTACAGCCACACAACTGGAAGATGCTCAGCGGCTGCTTTTTCAGCACAAGACCCTGCTTTCCCTCCCCAAGGTGGCAGCTGGAGAGTGTGCTTCCGAAATCCCCACATCCTCTGGTCCTGATGGTAGCGGTGACTGCAGTGCCTTAACTGCTTCAGCTGGCCTGCTGACGAACCCACCTGTAGAGGTGGAGGACGAAAG CTCTTCTGGTGCTAGCGTGGTGGCCATAGACAACAAAATTGAACAAGCAATG GACCTAGTAAAAAGTCATTTGATGTATGCTGTTCGGGAGGAGGTGGAGGTCTTAAAAGAGCAGATAAAAGAACTGATTGAAAGGAATtcgcagctggagcaggagaataGCCTGCTGAAAAATCTGGCCAGTCCAGAGCAGCTCGCACAGTTTCAGGCCCAAGTCCAAAGCGGGTCCCCGCCACCATCCACGCAGCCACAAGGGGCAGCGGCCCAGCAGTCTGCCCCACCTGCGCAGTCGGCTTCGCAGAGTTCTGGACCTTCTGCATAG
- the LOC111852766 gene encoding TSC22 domain family protein 1-like isoform X2 produces MPFCADGRCSMTPPCRIMTMDFGVCQLRISKSFFSSLLSAENPSLFFDNSSSGASVVAIDNKIEQAMDLVKSHLMYAVREEVEVLKEQIKELIERNSQLEQENSLLKNLASPEQLAQFQAQVQSGSPPPSTQPQGAAAQQSAPPAQSASQSSGPSA; encoded by the exons ATGCCGTTTTGCGCGGATGGCCGCTGTAGCATGACTCCCCCCTGCCGTATTATGACGATGGATTTTGGTGTTTGTCAGCTCAGAATCTCGAAATCATTTTTTTCATCATTGCTGAGTGCGGAAAATCCATCGCTGTTTTTTGATAATAG CTCTTCTGGTGCTAGCGTGGTGGCCATAGACAACAAAATTGAACAAGCAATG GACCTAGTAAAAAGTCATTTGATGTATGCTGTTCGGGAGGAGGTGGAGGTCTTAAAAGAGCAGATAAAAGAACTGATTGAAAGGAATtcgcagctggagcaggagaataGCCTGCTGAAAAATCTGGCCAGTCCAGAGCAGCTCGCACAGTTTCAGGCCCAAGTCCAAAGCGGGTCCCCGCCACCATCCACGCAGCCACAAGGGGCAGCGGCCCAGCAGTCTGCCCCACCTGCGCAGTCGGCTTCGCAGAGTTCTGGACCTTCTGCATAG
- the LOC111852766 gene encoding TSC22 domain family protein 1-like isoform X3 has product MDLVKSHLMYAVREEVEVLKEQIKELIERNSQLEQENSLLKNLASPEQLAQFQAQVQSGSPPPSTQPQGAAAQQSAPPAQSASQSSGPSA; this is encoded by the exons ATG GACCTAGTAAAAAGTCATTTGATGTATGCTGTTCGGGAGGAGGTGGAGGTCTTAAAAGAGCAGATAAAAGAACTGATTGAAAGGAATtcgcagctggagcaggagaataGCCTGCTGAAAAATCTGGCCAGTCCAGAGCAGCTCGCACAGTTTCAGGCCCAAGTCCAAAGCGGGTCCCCGCCACCATCCACGCAGCCACAAGGGGCAGCGGCCCAGCAGTCTGCCCCACCTGCGCAGTCGGCTTCGCAGAGTTCTGGACCTTCTGCATAG
- the lacc1 gene encoding purine nucleoside phosphorylase LACC1 produces MCEMVLVDIGHSNCPQDGCLQKHLKDMSAMIDDGAYSHIYIMIDRDSGTEKNHVQTTSTLLESFAGQKEKIHILDEGCVASSWYCFKQAVDELDLSAVLVVTSSQRRNMLQTYQSLLFTAVYSFEYAALFDDSKCLNSSSHLRKNIREEVKTFLQSLPAVTGEISILRSSFISDSFSHGFTTRTGGISYVSTLRSLNLFSSSRRRDPNVVVEENLRRLGLQAGFDPKNFHLIKTDHASDVWVIGKPEPPSYDGMVTNREGLVIAAPGADCMPLLFTDPVAKVIGVAHAGWKGTLKGVAVEMVNAMVSEFGSNPSDVVVVIGPSVGPCCFTLDRDSAEKYYAIHPDCVKARGSPRPYVDIRLATRILLQQAGILPHCIQDNTVMERPLFTLCTACSPDAFFSHVRDGINFGTQIGFLWIKNQCVSG; encoded by the exons ATGTGTGAAATGGTGCTTGTGGACATTGGCCACAGTAACTGTCCACAAGATGGCTGCTTGCAAAAACACTTGAAGGATATGTCTGCCATGATAGATGATGGGGCATATAGTCATATATACATTATGATTGACAGAGATtcaggaacagaaaaaaaccatgTGCAAACTACTTCAACACTCTTGGAGAGCTTTGCAGGTCAGAAGGAAAAAATTCACATACTGGATGAAGGCTGTGTGGCATCCTCCTGGTACTGCTTTAAACAAGCCGTGGATGAATTGGATCTGAGTGCTGTGCTGGTTGTTACGTCCAGTCAGAGGAGGAACATGCTGCAGACATACCAAAGCTTACTCTTCACCGCAGTCTACAGCTTTGAGTACGCAGCTTTATTCGATGACTCAAAATGTCTCAACTCCAGCAGCCATCTCCGCAAAAATATCAGAGAGGAAGTGAAGACCTTCCTCCAGAGTTTACCTGCGGTCACTGGAGAGATTTCTATTCTTAGGTCGTCTTTCATTTCAG ACAGCTTTTCTCATGGTTTCACTACCAGAACTGGGGGCATCTCCTACGTCAGTACACTACGATCCCTTAACCTCTTCAGCAGCTCCAGGCGCAGGGACCCAAATGTAGTTGTTGAGGAGAACCTGCGTCGCCTCGGTCTTCAGGCTGGCTTTGATCCCAAAAATTTTCACCTTATAAAA ACGGATCATGCCAGTGACGTATGGGTGATTGGAAAACCAGAGCCTCCGAGCTACGACGGCATGGTAACCAACCGGGAGGGATTGGTCATTGCTGCACCCGGAGCTGACTGCATGCCCTTGCTTTTCACGGACCCTGTGGCAAAGGTGATTGGTGTGGCTCATGCAG GTTGGAAAGGTACTTTGAAGGGGGTTGCTGTGGAGATGGTGAATGCCATGGTATCGGAGTTCGGCAGTAACCCATCCGACGTCGTCGTGGTCATCGGGCCGTCTGTGGGCCCGTGTTGTTTTACTCTGGACCGAGATTCTGCCGAAAAGTATTATGCTATTCATCCAGACTGCGTCAAGGCTAGAGGCTCCCCACGGCCTTACGTCGACATCAGACTAGCCACAAG AATTCTCCTCCAGCAAGCTGGGATCCTTCCTCACTGTATCCAGGACAACACTGTGATGGAGAGGCCCCTCTTTACACTGTGCACGGCCTGCAGCCCTGATGCCTTCTTCTCCCATGTTCGTGATGGCATCAATTTTGGCACACAGATCGGTTTTTTGTGGATTAAGAATCAGTGCGTCAGTGGGTGA